A window from Acinonyx jubatus isolate Ajub_Pintada_27869175 chromosome E1, VMU_Ajub_asm_v1.0, whole genome shotgun sequence encodes these proteins:
- the TMEM94 gene encoding transmembrane protein 94 isoform X8, protein MPKFRQVPQLWLSRCSREGAVRENSNFTCNRDSPAGDRGEPPLALGLSTRKALSILKEQLEAVLEGHLKERKKCLTWKEMWRSSFLHHSNRCSCFHWPGASLMLLAVLLLLGCHGGQPAGSHGAELVSASALCLLLLLNLILIGRQDRLKRREVERRLRGIIDQIQDALRDGKEIKWPDAMYPDLHMPFAPSWSLHWAYRDGHLVNLPVSLLVEGDIIALRPGQESFASLRGIKDDEHIVLEPGDLFPPFSPPPSPRGEVKKGPQNPQQHRLFRVLETPVIDNIRWCLDMALSRPVTALDNERFTVQSVMLHYAVPVVLAGFLITNALRFMLNAPGVTSWQYTLLQLQVNGVLPVLPLLFPALWVLATACGEARVLAQMSKASPSSLLAKFSEDTLSSYTEAVSSQEMLRCIWGHFLRVIQGTSPTLSHSSSLLHSLGSVTVLCCVDKQGILSWPNPSPETVLFFSGKVEPPHSSHEDLTDDLSTRSFCHPEVEEEPHERDALLAGSLNTSLHLSNEQERGDWPGDGPKPPEFYSHHKAHGRSKHPSGSNVSFSRDTEGGEEEPGKAQPGLEGEPYEAEDFVCDYHLEMLSLSQDQQNPSCIQFDDSNWQLHLTSLKPLGLNVLLNLCNASVTERLCRFSDHLCNIALQESHSAVLPVHVPWGLCELARLIGFTPGAKELFKQENHLALYRLPSAEMVKETSLGRLSCVTKRRPPLSHMISLFIKDTTTSTEQMLSHGTADVVLEACTDFWDGADIYPLSGSDRKKVLDFYQRACLSGYCSAFAYKPMSCALSSQLNGKCIELVQAPGQSSIFTMCELPSTVPIKLSTRRNSWSSDEGIGEVLEKEDCMQALSGQIFMGMVSSQYQARLDIVRLIDGLVNACIRFVYFSLEDELKSKVFAEKMGLETGWNCHISLTPNGDMPGSEIPPSSPSHAGSLHDDLNQVSRDDAEGLLLMEEEGHSDLISFQPTDSDLPSFLEDCNRAKLPRGIHQVRPHLQNIDNVPLLVPLFTDCTPETMCEMIKIMQEYGEVTCCLGSSANLRNSCLFLQSDISIALDPLYPSRCSWETFGYATSTSMAQASDGLSPLQLSGQLNSLPCSLTFRQEETISIIRLIEQARHATYGIRKCFLFLLQCQLTLVVIQFLSCLVQLPPLLSTTDILWLSCFCYPLLSISLLGKPPHSSIMSMATGKNLQSIPKKTQHYFLLCFLLKFSLTVSSCLICFGFTLQSFCDSSRARNLTNCSSIMLSSHADTAPAWFDDFANGLLTAQKLTAALTVLHTVFISITHVHRTKPLWRKSPLTNLWWAVTVPVVLLGQVGQTAVDLQLWTHRDSRVHFGLEDVPLLTWLLGCLSLVLVVVTNEIVKLHEIRVRVRYQKRQKLQFETKLGMNSPF, encoded by the exons ATGCCCAAGTTCCGCCAAGTTCCTCAGCTTTGGCTCTCACGTTGCAGCAGGGAAGGTGCCGTGAGAGAAAACAGCAATTTTACCTGCAACCGGGACTCTCCCGCTGGAGACAGG GGCGAGCCACCCTTGGCCCTGGGCCTGTCCACCCGGAAGGCCCTCAGCATCCTGAAGGAGCAGCTCGAGGCGGTGCTGGAAGGACACCTGAAGGAACGGAAGAAATGTCTCACGTGGAAG GAGATGTGGAGAAGCAGCTTCCTGCACCACAGTAACCGCTGCTCCTGCTTCCACTGGCCGGGCGCCTCGCTCATGCTGCTGgcggtgctgctgctgctgggctgCCACGGGGGCCAGCCGGCGGGCAG CCACGGGGCCGAGCTGGTGAGCGCCTCGGCGCTGTGCCTCCTGCTCCTTCTCAACCTCATCCTCATCGGGCGGCAAGATCGGCTGAAGCGCAGGGAGGTAGAGCGGAGGCTCCGAGGGATCATTGACCAAATCCAAG ATGCGCTCAGGGATGGCAAGGAGATCAAGTGGCCGGATGCCATGTACCCAGACCTCCACATGCCCTTTGCACCATCCTGGTCCCTGCACTGGGCGTACAGAGATGGACATCTGGTCAACCTGCCAGTTAGCCTGTTGGTGGAAGGAGACATCATAGCTCTGAGGCCCGGCCAGGAATCGTTCGCCTCTCTGAGGGGGATCAAG GATGATGAACACATTGTCTTAGAGCCGGGAGACctgtttccccctttctctccacccccttcccccaggggAGAAGTGAAGAAAGGGCCACAGAACCCACAGCAGCACAGACTCTTCCGTGTCCTTGAGACCCCTGTGATTGACAACATCAG GTGGTGCCTGGACATGGCCCTGTCCCGCCCAGTCACTGCTCTGGACAACGAACGGTTCACGGTGCAGTCGGTGATGTTGCACTACGCTGTGCCTGTGGTCCTG GCCGGCTTCCTCATCACCAATGCCCTGCGCTTTATGCTGAATGCCCCTGGGGTCACGTCCTGGCAGTACACCCTCCTCCAGCTACAG GTGAACGGCGTCCTGCCCGTCCTCCCCCTGCTCTTTCCAGCCCTCTGGGTTCTGGCGACCGCCTGTGGAGAAGCCCGCGTCCTGGCTCAGATGAGCAAGGCCTCTCCCAGCTCCTTG CTGGCCAAGTTCTCGGAGGACACTCTCAGCAGCTATACAGAAGCCGTCTCCTCTCAG GAAATGCTACGCTGCATTTGGGGTCACTTCCTGCGGGTGATCCAGGGGACGTCGCCGACGCTGAGCCATAGTTCCAGCCTGTTGCACAGCTTGGGCTCTGTCACG GTCCTATGCTGTGTGGACAAACAGGGGATCCTGTCGTGGCCAAACCCCAGCCCGGAGACCGTGTTGTTCTTCAGTGGGAAGGTGGAGCCCCCACACAGCAGCCACGAGGACCTAACAGATGACCTGTCCACCCGCTCCTTCTGCCACCCCGAGGTAGAGGAGGAG CCCCACGAACGAGATGCCCTCCTGGCTGGCTCCCTGAACACTTCCCTGCACCTTTCCAATGAGCAGGAACGTGGTGACTGGCCCGGTGACGGTCCCAAGCCCCCTGAATTCTACTCTCACCACAAAGCACACGGCCGCAGCAAACACCCATCCGGCTCCAATGTGAGCTTCAGCAGGGACACAGAGGGTGGTGAAGAAGAGCCTGGCAAG GCCCAGCCCGGACTGGAGGGCGAGCCGTACGAAGCGGAGGACTTTGTGTGTGACTACCACCTGGAGATGCTGAGCCTGTCACAGGATCAGCAGAACCCCTCCTGCATCCAGTTCGATGACTCCAACTGGCAGCTGCACCTTACATCCCTGAAGCCCCTGGGTCTCAACGTGCTGCTGAACTTGTGTAACGCCAGCGTCACGGAGCGGCTGTGCCGGTTCTCAGACCACCTGTGCAACATCGCCCTGCAGGAGAGCCACAGCGCCGTCCTGCCCGTGCACGTACCCTGGGGCCTCTGCGAGCTGGCCCGCCTCATAG GCTTCACTCCTGGGGCCAAGGAGCTCTTCAAACAGGAAAACCACCTTGCACTCTACCGCCTCCCCAGTGCCGAGATGGTGAAGGAAACCTCACTGGGAAGGCTCTCCTGTGTCACCAAGCGGCGCCCCCCCCTCAGCCACATGATCAGCCTCTTCATCAAGGACACCACCACCA gTACAGAACAGATGCTGTCCCATGGCACGGCGGACGTGGTCTTAGAGGCCTGCACAGACTTCTGGGACGGGGCCGACATCTACCCTCTTTCGGGTTCTGACAG AAAGAAAGTGCTGGATTTCTACCAGCGAGCCTGCTTGTCTGGCTACTGCTCTGCCTTTGCCTACAAGCCCATGAGCTGCGCCCTGTCCTCTCAACTCAACGGCAAGTGCATTGAGCTGGTGCAGGCGCCTGGCCAAAGCAGCATCTTCACCATGTGCGAGCTGCCCAGCACTGTCCCCATCAAGCTCAGCACCCGCCGCAACAGCTGGAGCTCTGACG AAGGGATCGGGGAGGTGCTGGAGAAGGAAGACTGTATGCAGGCCCTGAGCGGCCAGATCTTCATGGGCATGGTGTCCTCCCAGTACCAGGCCCGGCTGGACATCGTGCGCCTCATCGATGGGCTGGTCAATGCCTGCATCCGCTTCGTCTACTTCTCTTTGGAGGATGAGCTCAAAAGCAAG GTGTTTGCAGAAAAGATGGGCCTGGAGACAGGTTGGAACTGCCACATCTCTCTCACGCCCAATGGGGACATGCCTGGCTCTGAGATCCCCCCCTCCAGCCCTAGCCATGCTGGCTCCCTGCATGATGACCTGAATCAGG TGTCCCGAGACGATGCAGAAGGGCTCCTTCTGATGGAGGAGGAGGGTCACTCTGACCTCATTAGCTTCCAGCCGACAGACAGTGACCTCCCCAGCTTCCTGGAGGACTGCAACCGG GCCAAGCTGCCCCGAGGCATCCACCAGGTGCGTCCCCACCTGCAGAACATTGACAACGTGCCCCTGCTAGTGCCCCTGTTCACCGACTGTACCCCCGAGA CCATGTGTGAGATGATCAAGATCATGCAGGAATATGGGGAGGTGACCTGCTGCCTGGGCAGCTCTGCCAACCTCAGGAACAGTTGCCTTTTCCTCCAGAGCGACATCAG CATCGCCCTGGATCCCCTGTACCCATCCCGCTGCTCCTGGGAGACCTTTGGCTACGCCACCAGCACCAGCATGGCCCAGGCCTCGGATGGCCTTTCTCCCCTGCAGCTCTCGGGGCAGCTCAACAGCCTGCCCTGCTCCCTGACATTTCGCCAAGAAGAGACCATCAGCATCATCCGGCTCATTGAGCAG GCTCGGCACGCCACCTACGGCATTCGCAAGTGCTTCCTCTTCCTGCTGCAATGCCAGTTGACTCTGGTGGTCATCCAG TTCCTGTCTTGTCTGGTTCAGCTGCCACCGCTGCTGAGTACCACTGACATCCTGTGGCTGTCCTGCTTTTGCTACCCTCTGCTCAG CATCTCTCTGCTGGGAAAGCCCCCGCATAGCTCCATCATGTCTATGGCCACGGGGAAGAACCTTCAGTCCATTCCTAAGAAG ACCCAGCACTACTTCCTGCTCTGCTTCTTGCTCAAATTCAGCCTCACCGTCAGCTCGTGCCTCATCTGCTTTGGCTTCACGCTGCAGAGCTTCTGTGACAGCTCCCGGGCCCGCAACCTCACCAACTGCTCCTCCATCATGCTGAGCAG TCATGCCGACACAGCTCCAGCCTGGTTTGACGACTTTGCCAACGGACTGCTGACGGCCCAGAAGCTCACGGCGGCCCTGACCGTCCTGCACACGG TCTTCATTTCTATCACCCACGTGCATCGCACCAAGCCCCTGTGGAGAAAGAGCCCCTTGACAAACCTCTGGTGGGCCGTGACGGTGCCCGTGGT CCTGCTGGGGCAGGTGGGCCAGACGGCAGTGGACCTACAGCTGTGGACACACAGGGACAGCCGTGTCCACTTTGGCCTGGAGGACGTGCCTCTGCTGACATGGCTCCTGGGCTGCCTCTCCCTGGTCCTTGTGGTGGTCACCAACGAGATCGTGAAGCTGCATGAGATTCG GGTCCGGGTTCGCTACCAGAAGCGACAGAAACTGCAGTTTGAAACGAAGCTGGGCATGAACTCCCCCTTCTGA